A DNA window from Luteolibacter luteus contains the following coding sequences:
- a CDS encoding sensor histidine kinase — protein MQLRFSETPQPVARDQRFWLGHRAYWYCQLVGLSLGAGLGCWAAWLEPATGDSIAMAWLRVFVTSSLTLTITHAYRWQILAGRWKELGLRALIPRVLAGSLLCGILLATGSRLIDPGGWARASERAGGSASIVMLVSIWFSLNFVGWSLLYFGYHYHTAWEEARVQRLRLEVSAKEAALASLRAQIHPHFLFNGLNALRDLIEHDPTRARQMVTELAKLFRASLSSNDEPLVPLAAELDTVEAYLHIEKTRFEDLLDIQRSVDPAARHALLPPFLLQTLVENAVKYGMSAERSPISYEATMEDGSLVLRVRNRGSLGTATNSTGKGISMGRERLAILFDGRARLDLTEDNGEVLALARIPQNFIVA, from the coding sequence ATGCAGCTGCGATTTTCCGAAACTCCGCAACCCGTTGCGCGCGACCAGCGCTTCTGGCTCGGTCATCGCGCCTACTGGTATTGCCAGTTGGTGGGCTTGTCCTTGGGCGCGGGACTCGGCTGCTGGGCCGCCTGGCTGGAGCCAGCCACGGGTGATAGCATCGCCATGGCCTGGCTGCGGGTCTTTGTCACCTCATCCCTCACGCTCACCATCACCCACGCCTACCGATGGCAGATCCTCGCCGGTAGATGGAAGGAACTCGGCCTGCGGGCCCTTATCCCGCGGGTGCTTGCAGGGTCCCTGCTGTGCGGCATCCTCCTCGCCACCGGCAGCCGCCTGATCGATCCTGGCGGCTGGGCGCGCGCCAGCGAACGAGCCGGGGGAAGCGCAAGCATCGTGATGCTTGTGTCCATCTGGTTCTCGCTGAACTTCGTCGGTTGGTCGCTGCTCTACTTCGGCTACCACTATCACACGGCATGGGAAGAAGCGCGCGTCCAGAGGCTCCGGCTTGAAGTCTCCGCCAAGGAAGCCGCTCTCGCCTCCCTGCGTGCGCAGATCCACCCGCACTTCCTTTTCAATGGCCTGAATGCCCTCCGCGATCTCATTGAGCATGATCCCACCCGTGCCCGCCAGATGGTGACGGAACTCGCGAAGCTCTTCCGCGCTTCCCTTTCCTCGAACGACGAACCGCTGGTCCCTCTGGCCGCGGAGTTGGACACCGTGGAGGCCTATCTGCACATCGAGAAGACCCGCTTCGAGGACCTCCTCGATATCCAGCGCTCCGTGGATCCTGCCGCGCGTCACGCCCTGCTCCCGCCCTTCCTGCTCCAGACCTTGGTGGAGAATGCCGTGAAATACGGCATGTCCGCCGAACGCTCCCCGATTTCATACGAGGCGACCATGGAAGACGGAAGCCTGGTCCTTCGCGTGCGCAACCGCGGTTCCCTCGGCACCGCCACCAACTCCACCGGAAAAGGAATCTCCATGGGCCGTGAGCGGCTGGCCAT
- a CDS encoding glutaredoxin family protein, with the protein MSKPQPKITAYLKTFCGWSEGVRAIMRKYELPFEEKDIIKNPAFRWEMEQRSGQQLSPCVEIDGTMLPDISGEEVETWLIQNGYIEHDEAAADAPTNSACSDEQHAAMARGEFPAKPGKIRFLG; encoded by the coding sequence ATGAGCAAGCCCCAACCGAAAATCACCGCCTATCTCAAGACCTTCTGCGGCTGGAGCGAGGGCGTCCGCGCCATCATGCGCAAGTATGAGCTCCCCTTCGAGGAGAAGGACATCATCAAGAATCCCGCCTTCCGTTGGGAAATGGAGCAGCGCAGCGGCCAGCAGCTTTCCCCCTGCGTGGAAATCGACGGCACCATGCTCCCCGACATTTCCGGCGAGGAAGTCGAAACCTGGCTCATCCAGAACGGCTACATCGAGCACGACGAAGCCGCTGCCGATGCCCCGACGAACTCCGCCTGCAGCGACGAGCAGCACGCCGCCATGGCCCGAGGTGAATTCCCGGCCAAGCCCGGGAAGATCCGCTTCCTCGGCTGA
- a CDS encoding RibD family protein → MTRPHISINFAVSADGKISSVARRPSGWTSEEDHARLLQLRKGADALLVGRGTLEADRMTMKASGDPLRCVVSRGGKFDPAHPLFHSAGGPIHLLITEGPALEIPGATIHTGSLASFLQELTAIGVKHLHCEGGGELARELAAMDAIDEIHLTWAGHTIFGGRAAPTISGVPGEFLPASGAYELIEFDPRPETGECFLSYRRKA, encoded by the coding sequence ATGACCCGTCCCCACATCAGCATCAACTTCGCCGTCTCCGCCGATGGCAAGATCTCCTCCGTGGCAAGGCGTCCCTCCGGCTGGACCTCGGAAGAAGACCACGCGCGCTTGCTTCAACTCCGTAAAGGCGCAGATGCCTTGCTCGTTGGCCGCGGCACCCTTGAGGCGGACCGCATGACCATGAAGGCCTCCGGCGATCCGCTGCGCTGTGTCGTTTCCCGCGGTGGGAAATTCGATCCCGCGCACCCGCTCTTTCACTCTGCAGGTGGACCGATCCACCTCCTGATTACGGAAGGCCCGGCTCTGGAAATCCCCGGTGCGACCATCCACACCGGCTCACTTGCCAGCTTCCTTCAAGAGCTCACCGCCATCGGCGTGAAACACCTCCACTGCGAAGGGGGAGGGGAGCTTGCCCGCGAATTGGCTGCGATGGACGCCATCGATGAAATCCATCTCACTTGGGCCGGCCACACCATCTTCGGCGGCCGTGCGGCGCCTACCATCAGCGGCGTTCCCGGCGAATTCCTACCAGCCTCAGGGGCATACGAACTCATCGAGTTCGATCCTCGTCCGGAGACCGGCGAATGTTTCCTCAGCTACCGGAGGAAGGCTTAG
- the lpxB gene encoding lipid-A-disaccharide synthase: MAAALYVIAGELSGDAHGAGMLEALLAMHPELKVHGAGGPEMRAVAGDGIRDWVEEAAVMGLWEVLKRYGWFKQRFDEMLAEIKGIKPKVLVLIDYPGFNLRFAEAVKTALPETKIIYYISPQVWAWNKGRLPKMARLLDEMLCLFPFEKPIFEGAGLKTTFVGHPLVDELEEERESVPRDENLVALLPGSREREVARLFPMMLDAARRLHGKRPETRFEACGASAKLTGRMRDMAASANMSELVRISEGGAHSLMQRAACGVVASGTATLEAAYFGLPYCLVYKVAWPTYLVAKAVVKIEHIGLINILADGRLVEEFIQSDADPLHVEQSLSHFLTDDAFREETRKKLLSTASKLGGPGAHLRAASAISRWLAK, translated from the coding sequence ATGGCCGCAGCGCTTTATGTCATCGCAGGAGAATTGAGCGGCGATGCCCACGGGGCGGGGATGCTGGAGGCCCTGCTGGCGATGCATCCGGAGCTGAAAGTCCACGGGGCCGGTGGTCCGGAAATGCGTGCGGTGGCGGGCGACGGGATCCGCGATTGGGTGGAAGAGGCGGCGGTGATGGGCCTGTGGGAGGTGCTGAAGCGCTACGGGTGGTTTAAGCAGCGCTTCGACGAGATGCTGGCGGAGATCAAAGGCATCAAGCCCAAGGTGCTGGTGCTCATCGACTACCCGGGATTCAACCTGCGCTTCGCGGAGGCGGTGAAGACCGCGCTGCCAGAGACGAAGATCATTTATTACATCAGCCCGCAGGTGTGGGCGTGGAACAAGGGCCGGCTGCCGAAGATGGCGCGGCTGCTGGACGAAATGCTGTGCCTTTTCCCCTTCGAGAAGCCAATTTTCGAGGGTGCGGGGCTCAAGACAACTTTCGTGGGCCATCCCCTAGTGGATGAGCTGGAGGAGGAGCGCGAGAGCGTGCCGCGGGATGAAAATCTGGTGGCGCTACTGCCTGGGAGCCGCGAGCGCGAGGTGGCGCGGCTTTTCCCGATGATGCTGGATGCGGCGCGGCGGCTTCACGGCAAGCGCCCGGAGACGCGCTTTGAAGCCTGCGGGGCTTCCGCCAAGCTGACCGGGCGGATGAGGGACATGGCGGCGAGCGCGAACATGTCCGAGCTGGTGAGGATTTCGGAGGGCGGTGCGCATTCGCTGATGCAGCGGGCCGCCTGCGGAGTGGTGGCGAGTGGCACGGCAACGCTGGAGGCAGCTTATTTCGGCCTCCCTTACTGCTTGGTTTACAAGGTAGCGTGGCCGACTTACCTGGTCGCGAAAGCGGTGGTGAAGATCGAGCACATCGGCCTGATCAACATCTTGGCGGATGGGCGTTTGGTGGAGGAATTCATCCAATCCGACGCGGATCCGCTGCATGTGGAGCAATCGCTTTCGCATTTCCTGACCGACGATGCTTTCCGCGAGGAGACACGGAAAAAGCTGCTTTCCACGGCGTCAAAGCTGGGCGGGCCCGGGGCACACTTGCGGGCAGCCTCGGCGATTTCGAGGTGGCTGGCGAAGTGA
- a CDS encoding tetratricopeptide repeat protein has translation MAQEPADTPRPLAEISHGPSAFDAFLDRNQKGLMVLGVLIALGGGAVIVMKGMKESRAYGAGEDLSKAETLADLQEVPKKHEGTPAAGSAAILIASKQWDEGNQDASIETLKKFIADSPDHPGIPSAKASLATRLMQQGKTDEAAALFREVADGADSRFLAPYALVSLGDIEKAQGKLSEAEATYKKVSEDYKASPFGQLAQQHLQLVNFKMPVEIEAPPAPAPTPGAELKPELTPGAGLTGEMGNNPLGNILNGEGATPAAPVEEVPALPEKEEPATPEGQEPAKPSEVLPAKPEEGGATPPQPQPGQ, from the coding sequence ATGGCCCAAGAACCCGCCGATACCCCGCGTCCGCTCGCCGAAATCTCCCACGGCCCCTCTGCATTCGATGCCTTTCTGGATCGCAATCAAAAGGGCCTCATGGTGCTCGGCGTGCTCATTGCCCTCGGAGGCGGTGCCGTCATCGTCATGAAGGGCATGAAAGAGAGCCGCGCCTACGGTGCCGGTGAAGACCTTTCGAAGGCGGAGACCCTCGCTGATCTCCAGGAAGTGCCGAAAAAGCACGAAGGCACGCCTGCTGCAGGCAGCGCCGCCATCCTCATCGCCAGCAAGCAATGGGACGAGGGCAATCAGGACGCCTCCATCGAGACCCTCAAGAAATTCATCGCGGACAGCCCGGATCATCCCGGCATTCCTTCGGCAAAGGCCAGTCTCGCCACCCGCCTCATGCAGCAGGGGAAGACCGATGAAGCCGCCGCCCTCTTCCGCGAAGTCGCGGATGGTGCTGATAGCCGCTTCCTTGCTCCCTACGCCCTCGTCTCCCTGGGCGATATCGAGAAGGCCCAAGGCAAGCTCTCCGAGGCCGAAGCCACCTACAAGAAGGTCAGCGAGGATTACAAGGCCAGCCCCTTTGGCCAGTTGGCTCAGCAACACCTGCAGCTCGTCAATTTCAAGATGCCCGTGGAAATCGAGGCCCCGCCAGCACCCGCACCGACTCCCGGTGCCGAGCTGAAGCCGGAGCTCACCCCGGGTGCCGGCCTTACCGGCGAGATGGGGAACAACCCGCTCGGCAACATCCTCAATGGCGAAGGCGCCACCCCCGCCGCCCCGGTGGAAGAAGTCCCCGCGCTGCCGGAGAAGGAAGAACCCGCCACCCCTGAAGGCCAGGAACCTGCGAAGCCCAGCGAGGTGCTTCCAGCCAAGCCGGAAGAGGGCGGTGCCACCCCGCCACAGCCCCAGCCAGGCCAGTAA
- a CDS encoding bactofilin family protein: protein MSNNIFQKITGNKPGSEPSAPVPTPAYNPAPTPAPAAYEPVAPAAAAPVQQASAASAAPQRPVGPSRNVLSSDVEIKGTVKFTNDLVVDGRIEGEIQSDGNLTVGENARLKAEIKTGTVVVYGKVHGNIIANEKVELKATAEVVGDIKAKVLSIEPGAIFVGKSNVGTPSTPAAAAKPAAAAAPASAPAKQDPPKQGNLQGVNP from the coding sequence ATGAGTAACAACATTTTCCAGAAGATCACCGGCAACAAGCCAGGTTCCGAGCCCAGCGCCCCCGTTCCGACTCCGGCCTACAATCCCGCTCCGACCCCTGCGCCCGCCGCCTATGAGCCGGTCGCTCCTGCCGCCGCCGCTCCGGTCCAGCAGGCCTCTGCTGCCAGCGCCGCCCCGCAGCGCCCCGTCGGTCCTTCCCGCAATGTCCTGAGCTCGGATGTCGAGATCAAGGGCACCGTGAAATTCACCAATGACCTCGTCGTCGATGGCCGCATCGAGGGCGAGATCCAGTCCGATGGAAATCTCACCGTTGGCGAAAACGCCCGCCTCAAGGCCGAGATCAAGACCGGCACCGTCGTCGTCTACGGCAAGGTCCACGGCAACATCATCGCCAACGAAAAGGTCGAGCTGAAGGCCACCGCCGAAGTCGTCGGCGACATCAAGGCCAAGGTCCTCTCCATCGAGCCTGGCGCCATCTTCGTCGGTAAGTCGAATGTCGGCACCCCGTCGACCCCTGCCGCCGCCGCCAAGCCCGCTGCCGCAGCAGCCCCCGCCTCCGCTCCTGCCAAGCAGGACCCGCCGAAGCAGGGCAACCTCCAAGGCGTGAACCCGTAA
- a CDS encoding AAA family ATPase, whose translation MLTQEQESLVNAAFRPHIPIDDPSDFSGRENERERVRDALAVPGLHLVVYGERGCGKTSLAYVSTNGVERVKVFCEQNSDFNQLMRTAALQIQKSDPERLVFDAQRNTLRVAGTALSLGNMTGNDLLFIIPDNKPLCIILDELDRVRDTDAISAVAELVKNAATNKPLLTLVMVGVAATAGAVLRGHASNHRAIRELQLDRMQEDELDGILRHGEKVLEPLGLKFSEEATSEILRLCDRMPYYLHLMANNAAKAALKVGSPIVETEDLVRGCIAAASDADQQLREIYELAIRSSNGSRLHQRVIWGMANLTAKNNNIAEVVEEAAKIAIGRPLGAPSRKAVGSALRGLILPSRAQILTRAGHGNYTFTSPLMKGFIRLIRQGQ comes from the coding sequence ATGCTGACTCAAGAGCAAGAAAGCTTAGTAAACGCAGCTTTTCGCCCCCACATTCCGATCGACGATCCTAGTGACTTTTCCGGTCGCGAAAACGAAAGGGAGCGTGTACGGGATGCCCTCGCAGTTCCCGGCCTCCATTTGGTCGTTTATGGTGAGCGCGGCTGCGGCAAAACCTCCCTTGCTTACGTTTCTACCAACGGCGTGGAGCGCGTAAAGGTCTTCTGCGAGCAGAATTCCGATTTCAATCAGCTAATGCGGACTGCGGCACTACAGATCCAAAAATCTGATCCTGAGCGGCTCGTTTTTGACGCCCAAAGGAACACGCTAAGAGTCGCTGGTACCGCGCTTTCTCTTGGAAACATGACAGGTAATGATCTCCTATTCATCATTCCCGACAACAAGCCGCTTTGTATTATACTCGACGAACTCGACAGAGTAAGAGACACCGACGCAATCTCAGCCGTTGCTGAACTAGTCAAGAACGCCGCCACGAACAAGCCCCTTCTCACTTTGGTCATGGTTGGCGTCGCAGCAACTGCTGGTGCCGTGCTACGCGGCCACGCATCGAACCATCGTGCCATTCGCGAACTGCAGTTGGATCGAATGCAAGAAGACGAGCTAGACGGTATTTTGCGACATGGAGAAAAAGTACTGGAGCCTCTCGGCCTCAAGTTCTCCGAGGAGGCGACATCGGAGATTTTACGCCTCTGTGACCGAATGCCCTACTATCTTCATTTGATGGCCAACAATGCCGCCAAAGCAGCTCTGAAGGTTGGATCACCCATAGTCGAAACCGAAGATCTTGTTCGGGGCTGTATCGCGGCGGCCAGCGACGCGGATCAGCAGCTGCGCGAGATATACGAGCTTGCAATAAGATCCTCCAACGGAAGCCGTCTCCATCAGAGAGTGATCTGGGGGATGGCCAACCTGACCGCGAAGAACAACAACATCGCGGAGGTCGTTGAAGAGGCGGCCAAGATCGCCATCGGCCGCCCCCTGGGAGCACCGTCTAGAAAGGCCGTCGGCTCGGCTCTTAGAGGCCTCATTCTTCCCAGTCGGGCCCAGATCCTAACACGAGCCGGACACGGAAACTACACCTTCACCAGCCCGCTCATGAAAGGCTTTATCCGCCTCATCCGCCAAGGTCAATGA
- a CDS encoding EcoRII N-terminal effector-binding domain-containing protein, which translates to MRSTVEKVLSANDTGETHAHQAGLLIPKNIARLEFFPKLDPSIKNPRCVIDLRDAAGEEWTFNYIYYNNALFGGTRNEYRLTSMTEFLRHYDLKEGDTVVFKRPTGRFYGVDYRRKHQGLTTFPSGRKVLKLSGNWIILDTDDLS; encoded by the coding sequence ATGAGATCCACCGTAGAAAAGGTGCTTAGCGCCAATGATACCGGAGAAACCCATGCCCACCAAGCTGGTCTACTTATCCCTAAAAATATCGCGAGACTTGAATTCTTCCCAAAGTTGGATCCTTCAATCAAGAATCCCCGCTGCGTGATCGATCTGCGAGACGCTGCCGGAGAAGAGTGGACCTTCAATTATATTTATTACAATAATGCGCTGTTTGGTGGAACCAGAAACGAATATCGCCTGACAAGCATGACGGAGTTCCTACGTCATTACGATCTCAAGGAAGGAGACACCGTAGTTTTCAAGCGGCCTACAGGTCGATTCTACGGTGTCGATTACAGACGGAAGCACCAAGGCCTGACAACTTTTCCAAGTGGTCGAAAAGTTCTCAAGTTGAGCGGAAACTGGATAATTCTGGATACCGACGACTTGTCATGA
- a CDS encoding DEAD/DEAH box helicase, with amino-acid sequence MKLKLEGTTIVTSSLTEQPPPTAEEIYEIIFEGKDTLRGQAIASQEFYDLGLQFSDTPASPAILITVDASTPGEPSIGCLLAGKIGSTTAPATLDYVIIDKIWYPLPQNTLSEFSNVMLQSQISNPAALTIGQYLEILKRAPNFLVVDHAAEQLAARTLSKSIPTLTLSGLEATPYDYQQVGIRWLNFMARQGVGSILADEMGLGKTLQVIALLLAEVQANRQPNLVVCPATLTENWRREITQFAPSLKVLVHAGPSRTGLSDQLAAAHITVTSYETMAGDISIFRVVPWNVVALDEAQNIKNPTARRTKRAKELPRRIGIAITGTPVENNLKDLWSLFDYALPGHLGTLSEFQMQFPETETGAKELESLVSPIMLRRRICDVAADLPPRIDVPIAITMDDRSSEAYDEILKEAAAKAPEAPGLAALVHLRMFCAHPWSVGKLRDVSLAIACSPKLERSFEILEEVFTTNSKVIIFTSFNYTARLLEREIKRTFRVPTWLINGSVAVTDRQSTVDEFTRILGSAALILNPKAAGVGLNITAANHVIHYNLEWNPAVEDQASARSHRRGQTRPVTIHRLFYADTVEEVIYDRMIRKRILAENAVIGTTGDADDLVDILNALKLSPRIKSS; translated from the coding sequence ATGAAACTCAAGCTTGAAGGCACAACGATAGTGACCTCCTCACTCACGGAACAGCCCCCCCCTACAGCAGAGGAAATATATGAGATTATTTTTGAGGGCAAGGATACCCTTCGGGGCCAAGCGATTGCTTCGCAGGAATTTTACGACCTAGGATTGCAGTTTTCCGACACTCCCGCCAGTCCCGCAATCCTGATTACCGTAGATGCATCCACTCCCGGTGAGCCCTCGATAGGCTGCTTACTAGCAGGAAAAATCGGAAGTACTACCGCACCAGCCACACTGGACTACGTCATCATCGATAAAATCTGGTATCCGCTCCCTCAAAACACGCTTTCGGAATTTTCAAATGTGATGCTTCAATCTCAAATTTCGAATCCAGCGGCACTGACTATTGGACAATATCTCGAAATACTTAAACGCGCGCCAAATTTCCTCGTTGTCGACCATGCCGCTGAGCAATTGGCTGCCCGAACTCTCTCTAAAAGTATTCCGACGCTGACTCTCTCTGGTCTAGAAGCCACTCCTTATGACTATCAGCAAGTTGGTATACGATGGCTGAATTTTATGGCACGCCAAGGCGTCGGCTCCATTCTCGCCGATGAGATGGGTCTTGGAAAGACGCTGCAAGTCATCGCACTTCTTCTAGCAGAAGTTCAGGCCAACCGGCAGCCAAATTTGGTCGTCTGTCCGGCGACTTTGACTGAGAACTGGCGACGGGAGATCACCCAGTTTGCACCGTCCTTGAAGGTGCTTGTCCATGCCGGCCCCAGCCGCACTGGACTTTCAGACCAATTGGCCGCAGCTCACATTACCGTTACCTCATACGAAACCATGGCTGGAGACATCTCCATATTCCGAGTGGTCCCTTGGAACGTGGTGGCCTTGGATGAAGCTCAAAATATAAAAAATCCAACCGCTCGACGCACAAAACGCGCCAAAGAACTGCCAAGGCGCATTGGCATCGCGATCACCGGGACGCCGGTTGAAAACAATCTTAAAGATCTTTGGTCGCTATTCGACTACGCACTCCCGGGGCACCTCGGGACACTGTCCGAGTTTCAAATGCAGTTTCCCGAAACGGAGACGGGAGCCAAAGAACTCGAATCACTCGTCTCCCCAATTATGCTACGAAGACGTATCTGCGATGTGGCGGCCGATCTCCCACCACGTATAGATGTGCCAATAGCAATCACCATGGACGACCGATCTTCCGAAGCATATGATGAGATACTTAAAGAGGCAGCAGCTAAGGCTCCCGAAGCTCCTGGATTAGCTGCTCTTGTGCACCTCCGAATGTTCTGCGCTCATCCTTGGTCCGTTGGCAAGCTGCGTGATGTCAGCTTAGCGATTGCCTGTAGCCCCAAGCTCGAAAGATCCTTTGAAATTTTAGAGGAAGTCTTCACAACCAACTCCAAGGTCATCATATTCACCTCTTTCAACTACACTGCGAGGCTACTCGAAAGAGAGATTAAGCGTACATTCCGTGTGCCAACATGGCTAATTAACGGCAGCGTCGCGGTGACAGACCGCCAGTCGACAGTCGATGAGTTCACCCGAATCCTCGGCTCCGCCGCCCTCATTCTTAACCCTAAAGCGGCTGGAGTTGGATTAAACATCACGGCGGCAAACCATGTAATCCACTACAACCTCGAATGGAATCCAGCTGTTGAAGACCAAGCCTCAGCTCGCTCCCATCGCAGAGGTCAAACTCGGCCCGTCACCATTCACCGACTCTTCTACGCCGACACAGTAGAGGAAGTCATTTATGATCGCATGATACGCAAGCGAATTTTGGCCGAGAATGCGGTTATCGGAACAACCGGAGACGCGGATGATCTGGTCGACATATTAAACGCGCTCAAGCTCAGCCCCCGAATCAAATCATCATGA
- a CDS encoding ATP-binding protein — translation MSQVLHPLPPDAARVIEGLRDTGYQFNTAVADVVDNSIAADAKNISIFLKQDYRGNISLRIYDDGVGMTKDGVLNAMTYGSQVRTSKASLGKFGLGLKTGSTAFCRRLVVVSRANPEDTLITAAWDIDHVKISGKWEITIGESSPSESKFFNEVLADKAGTLVIWEKIDRIMKAYKDPTGPYAKKAFEKIIDGPNGLRQHLATVYQRFLDPADNRATNIKIALNGTPVEAWDPFCVGESELVGDENISVSMPGGSVAEFRIRAFILPRKEEFSSEEAKERARVAPANQGIYVYRENRFTHGPDWLGLFARETHMTLLRIEFSFDHRLDEAFQIDIKKSQIILDEAISVFVKEFLTPRRRAADLLSRKGARESVKKTSQNAHDGSNRNISSKEDQVIKPNIKSLDAASGEAVLVNRLGEVRLKLQIGASTRRDEVHIQTVESIDDGLLWTPAFIDGHCAVNINRGHPYYTKVYVPNLSEGVTIQGMDALLWGLSVAELNCISEDTKTTFEDLRYEVSRNLKKLVQDLPEPEF, via the coding sequence ATGAGTCAGGTACTACATCCACTACCACCCGACGCAGCTCGTGTTATCGAAGGCCTTCGCGACACAGGATACCAATTCAATACCGCCGTTGCTGATGTTGTAGATAACTCAATCGCCGCAGACGCAAAAAACATTTCAATATTTTTGAAACAGGATTACCGCGGCAACATTTCACTTCGAATCTACGATGACGGAGTTGGCATGACAAAGGATGGCGTCTTAAACGCGATGACCTACGGATCACAAGTCCGGACATCGAAGGCCAGCTTGGGCAAATTCGGACTTGGTCTTAAAACAGGATCGACCGCCTTCTGCCGCCGTCTGGTGGTCGTGTCTAGAGCCAACCCAGAAGACACTCTGATCACGGCCGCTTGGGACATCGACCACGTCAAAATCAGCGGCAAATGGGAAATCACGATCGGCGAATCTTCGCCCTCAGAGAGCAAGTTTTTCAACGAGGTCCTCGCGGACAAAGCCGGGACGCTTGTGATCTGGGAAAAGATCGACCGGATTATGAAGGCTTATAAGGATCCAACAGGGCCCTATGCAAAGAAGGCCTTCGAAAAGATCATTGATGGCCCCAACGGGCTCCGGCAGCACCTCGCGACAGTCTATCAAAGGTTCTTGGATCCAGCTGACAATCGCGCCACCAACATCAAAATTGCTCTCAATGGCACCCCAGTTGAAGCGTGGGACCCATTTTGTGTTGGAGAATCAGAACTGGTGGGGGACGAGAATATTTCTGTGAGTATGCCGGGCGGTAGCGTCGCCGAATTTCGCATTAGGGCATTCATTTTGCCACGAAAGGAGGAGTTCTCTTCCGAGGAAGCGAAGGAAAGGGCGCGAGTCGCGCCGGCAAATCAAGGCATCTACGTATACCGAGAAAACCGCTTTACCCATGGCCCCGACTGGCTCGGATTGTTTGCTAGAGAGACGCACATGACACTCTTGCGCATCGAGTTTTCCTTCGACCATCGTCTCGACGAAGCGTTCCAAATAGACATCAAAAAATCACAGATAATCTTGGATGAGGCGATTTCTGTATTCGTAAAAGAATTTCTCACCCCGAGACGACGCGCAGCTGATTTGCTTTCCCGAAAAGGTGCTCGAGAGAGTGTCAAGAAGACCTCTCAAAACGCTCATGACGGATCTAATCGGAACATATCTTCTAAAGAGGATCAAGTCATTAAACCCAACATTAAGAGCTTAGACGCAGCTTCGGGTGAAGCAGTTCTTGTAAATCGACTCGGCGAGGTTCGACTTAAACTTCAAATCGGCGCATCAACGAGAAGAGACGAAGTCCATATTCAAACTGTTGAATCCATCGACGACGGACTCCTTTGGACTCCTGCGTTTATTGACGGCCATTGTGCGGTCAACATCAACCGTGGGCACCCTTACTATACGAAGGTCTATGTTCCAAATTTATCGGAAGGAGTAACTATACAGGGGATGGATGCGTTACTTTGGGGGCTAAGCGTCGCTGAGTTAAACTGCATAAGCGAGGATACCAAGACCACATTCGAGGACCTTCGCTACGAAGTCTCGCGGAACCTCAAGAAACTAGTCCAAGACCTACCTGAGCCAGAATTTTAG
- the nadA gene encoding quinolinate synthase NadA has translation MPTAALDLKESILALKKERNAVILAHNYQTGDIQDLADYVGDSLGLAYHAKETDADVIVFCGVHFMAETAKIVNPTKVVVLPDKDAGCSLEQSCPGPELEAFLKANAEKNYYVIAYINCSAHVKALCDVICTSGNAIKIVNKAPADRPILFVPDANLGAWVMEQTGRKMDLWQGSCYVHVEFTRDSINRIKAEHPGALVVAHPECTQAVRLLADEVCSTEKMITFCKNAPVKDIIVVTESGMLHRLRKECPDKNLIAGPTDRCACADCRYMKMNTLTKLHACLENLSPQVEIPEDIRSRAEAPLLRMLEQSK, from the coding sequence ATGCCCACCGCCGCTCTCGACCTGAAGGAGTCGATCCTCGCCCTGAAAAAGGAACGGAATGCCGTCATCCTGGCCCACAATTACCAGACCGGCGATATCCAGGACCTAGCGGACTATGTCGGCGATTCCCTCGGCCTCGCCTACCACGCGAAGGAGACTGATGCCGATGTGATCGTCTTCTGCGGCGTCCACTTCATGGCGGAGACGGCGAAGATCGTGAATCCTACGAAGGTCGTCGTACTTCCGGACAAGGATGCCGGTTGCTCGCTGGAGCAATCCTGCCCCGGCCCCGAACTGGAGGCCTTCCTGAAGGCGAATGCGGAGAAGAACTACTACGTCATCGCCTATATCAATTGCTCGGCCCACGTGAAGGCGCTCTGCGATGTGATCTGCACCTCCGGCAATGCGATCAAGATCGTGAACAAGGCCCCGGCGGATCGCCCGATCCTCTTCGTGCCGGACGCGAACCTCGGTGCCTGGGTGATGGAGCAGACCGGCCGCAAGATGGATCTCTGGCAGGGCTCTTGTTACGTCCACGTCGAGTTCACCCGCGACTCGATCAACCGCATCAAAGCCGAGCATCCCGGTGCCCTCGTGGTGGCTCATCCGGAGTGCACCCAGGCCGTGCGCCTGCTGGCCGATGAGGTCTGCTCGACCGAGAAGATGATCACCTTCTGCAAGAATGCCCCGGTGAAGGACATCATCGTGGTGACCGAGAGCGGCATGCTCCACCGCCTGCGGAAGGAGTGCCCGGACAAGAACCTCATCGCCGGTCCCACCGACCGTTGCGCTTGTGCGGACTGCCGCTACATGAAGATGAACACGCTGACCAAGCTCCACGCCTGCCTGGAGAACCTCAGCCCCCAGGTGGAGATCCCCGAGGACATCCGCTCCCGCGCCGAAGCTCCCTTGCTGCGCATGCTGGAGCAGTCCAAGTAA